In Nymphaea colorata isolate Beijing-Zhang1983 chromosome 13, ASM883128v2, whole genome shotgun sequence, one DNA window encodes the following:
- the LOC116267063 gene encoding pentatricopeptide repeat-containing protein At5g16860-like, which yields MATVLNLRLNAPRLKIATFSGTLRPSAFFKSSIQFSFSCDASSCMLEKYGQLLDSCSTHKDLVRARLIHAHIVIQNFEQHSFLSSKLVFVYSACGKTTLARLLFDGLLNPSTFACNSMIRGYVNNGLNQEALDFFYQRREAGFRPDTYTYSSIIKACASLPDHEHGRNVHELVKESGLDADVYVCNALISMYSKFHCASEAVQIFDRMSERDMVSWNSVIACYIQNDLDEAAVVALKEMMKEGFRPDQVTIISILSVCSYATGREFHSYVLTSGFGSTVVIANSLISMYGKCGKLKEAQGIFDTLVQPDRVTWNALIASYSRNGRYEESLRLLRDMKAVGMHVDEVTYSGIISAFSQNNHPQDALRLFLQMLNAGLKPDAVAIASVLPALSDVRSLDCCKEIHGYSYRNSVESDKRIRNALVSVYSQCGSVKYAENVFSRISNKDVVSWSSMIVGYTQNGCLNEAIKVFRNMCQSNTKPNPITITSILSACARVSSLKHGKEIHSWLLKQGFHVHTFVGSALIDMYSKCGRINSSRTVFNKMPEKNLVSWNVMIAGYAVHGQGGNALKLFKMVEHPDEVSFLAALSACSHGGLVEDGIDIFNEMKILKITPRQDHYACLVDILGRAGRLDEALAMIKDMPVESNISIWGALLGACRVYHNLELGIYSGKQMLESGCNDSGLHVLLSNIFAEFGKWEDVETIRKSMKDRGLKKKVGCSWIEVDNQVHSFVARDRAHPEWEIVCQVSRDLNNQINEFTWPSHASS from the coding sequence ATGGCAACAGTTCTTAATCTACGCCTGAATGCACCACGCCTGAAAATCGCAACCTTTTCTGGTACTTTGAGACCTTCTGCATTCTTCAAGAGTTCAATCCAATTCAGTTTCAGCTGTGATGCCAGTTCTTGTATGCTAGAAAAGTATGGTCAATTGCTTGATTCATGTTCCACGCACAAGGATTTAGTTCGAGCCAGGCTGATCCATGCTCACATTgtaatccaaaattttgagcaacattcatttctttcatccAAGCTTGTCTTTGTTTACTCTGCTTGTGGGAAAACCACTTTGGCAAGATTACTTTTTGATGGGCTTCTCAATCCATCAACATTTGCATGCAATTCAATGATTAGAGGGTATGTGAATAATGGTCTGAACCAGGAAGCCTTGGATTTCTTTTACCAAAGGAGAGAAGCAGGATTTAGACCAGACACTTATACCTATTCATCCATTATCAAGGCCTGCGCTTCGCTACCGGACCATGAACATGGGAGAAATGTTCATGAGCTAGTTAAAGAAAGTGGGCTTGACGCTGATGTATATGTCTGCAATGCACTTATTTCCATGTATTCGAAATTTCATTGTGCATCGGAAGCAGTCCAAATATTTGATAGAATGTCCGAGAGAGATATGGTTTCATGGAATTCAGTAATTGCGTGCTATATACAGAATGATTTAGATGAAGCAGCAGTGGTAGCTTTGAAGGAAATGATGAAAGAGGGTTTCCGGCCGGATCAGGTAACCATTATCAGCATTCTGTCTGTCTGCTCATATGCGACTGGTAGAGAATTTCACAGTTACGTTCTTACCAGTGGCTTTGGATCAACTGTGGTTATAGCAAATTCTCTTATTTCCATGTATGGGAAGTGCGGAAAACTTAAAGAAGCACAAGGAATTTTTGATACTTTAGTTCAACCTGATCGTGTTACCTGGAATGCGTTGATTGCTAGTTATTCTCGAAATGGCCGATACGAAGAAAGCCTAAGACTTCTTCGTGATATGAAGGCTGTAGGAATGCATGTAGATGAAGTCACATACTCTGGAATTATCTCTGCCTTTTCTCAGAACAATCATCCTCAAGATGCTCTCAGGCTCTTCCTTCAGATGCTCAACGCAGGTCTCAAACCTGATGCTGTAGCCATTGCGAGCGTGCTTCCTGCTTTATCAGACGTGCGAAGTCTTGATTGCTGCAAAGAAATTCATGGGTATTCATATAGGAACAGTGTAGAATCAGACAAGAGAATTAGGAATGCTCTAGTCTCTGTTTACAGCCAATGTGGATCAGTAAAGTATGCAGAAAATGTTTTTTCCAGAATATCAAATAAAGATGTTGTCTCTTGGAGTTCCATGATCGTGGGATATACACAGAATGGCTGTCTAAACGAGGCCATTAAAGTTTTCAGAAATATGTGCCAGAGTAACACTAAACCAAATCCAATCACAATTACCAGTATCTTATCTGCATGCGCAAGAGTCTCTAGCCtcaaacatggaaaagaaataCATTCATGGTTACTAAAACAAGGGTTTCATGTCCATACCTTTGTAGGAAGTGCTCTTATTGATATGTACTCAAAGTGTGGAAGAATCAACAGTTCAAGAACAGTGTTCAACAAGATGCCAGAGAAAAATCTTGTTTCGTGGAATGTGATGATTGCTGGTTATGCAGTTCATGGGCAAGGCGGCAATGCTCTAAAACTATTCAAAATGGTGGAGCACCCAGATGAGGTTTCTTTTCTGGCTGCTCTGTCTGCTTGTAGCCATGGAGGGCTTGTAGAAGATGGCattgatatttttaatgaaatgaagATCTTAAAGATAACACCCAGACAAGACCACTATGCATGTCTTGTGGATATACTTGGGCGAGCAGGACGGTTGGATGAAGCACTGGCAATGATCAAGGATATGCCGGTCGAATCTAATATTAGCATTTGGGGAGCCTTACTAGGAGCATGCAGAGTCTATCACAATTTGGAGCTTGGAATTTACTCAGGAAAACAGATGCTTGAATCAGGATGCAACGATTCAGGGCTCCATGTCCTGTTATCAAACATTTTTGCAGAATTTGGGAAATGGGAAGATGTGGAAACGATAAGGAAGTCAATGAAAGATAGaggattgaaaaagaaagtcGGCTGCAGTTGGATAGAAGTAGACAACCAAGTGCATTCCTTCGTGGCAAGAGATAGGGCACACCCTGAATGGGAGATTGTGTGTCAAGTATCGAGGGATCTGAACAACCAGATCAATGAATTCACGTGGCCTTCACATGCTTCAAGCTGA